AATTAACACAATTtgtttaatataataaagatattATAATAAAGTGGAAAAATTACCTAATGTTAAGCTTAAAAGGCATCATATCAATTTGTATAGCAATAGTACAAGAATGCTAGACTACACTTACTGGAGGCATTTACTCTGTACATGAAGTTTTCTGAACTTTATGCATCTATatacttatttataatatatttaaccTCTCATGAGATGGGTACTACCACCATCTTCCTTGTAGAAATGAGATAACTAAGAAATGACATGGTTAAGAAGCCTATTCAAGGTCATTATAGCTATTTTAATTCAAGTTAATCTGATGGTGGATTAAAGAATGGTggaacacgcctttaatcccagcactcaggaggtagaggcaggcagatctctaagtccaaggccaggctggtctatagaagtgagttccagaaaccctgtctcaaaaaatccaaaagaattctttttaaaaaaccagttagaggggttggggatttagctcagtggtagagcgcttgcctagcaagcgcaagaccctgggttcggtccccagctctgaaaaaaagaaaaaaaaaaacagctagcGATATATTTTTCAGATTTGTATGTACTTGATTGTGAGTATTTTCCAACCTATTCTATAAAGTCAGTGGTAACAGCTCATAATATTACATGCTATGGTTTATAACTGAATGTCATACTATCAAAttgaatcaaactcaagtcctatTTCATTCAATGCTGCCTCAGACAAAAAGATACATTAAAAATTACAAGAATCTATATAGACATTGTTGCTAGATGGTAACTGTAAAGTTACTTAAAATATCAGAATCAATTTTATGACCACTTCTAATGTTGAAGACATTTTACAGTCAGAtatataaactgaaaaaaaaatgatcctTAAATGGCTAGGGATGTTCTCACTTATAATAACCCTAGCACCCAGTAGACAAAGGTGGGAGAATCAATAATTCAAGGCCATTTTTGGCTACATACCCTGCTTAAGGGCAACATAGCCTATATAAgacattttcttgaaaaatatgATTAATTAAAATACCATTatctaaaataaaacatgaacTATGAagctgtatatattttaatattttcactgAAGAAATTTAGAGACTCCTTTATATAAAAGTCCTATTTCTGAAGACTTAAAAATCATGTATCAAAATCTcataaaatttttaaacaaaaacaatcatGGTAACTAACCAAATTCTattataaaatatacttaaataATTCAAACCTTGTTTACCTAATTTATCCTGTACATAAATGTGATTCATATAAAAGCAATCAAGTGATTTTGGTGGTAAGAAAACCAAGTCTTGGTAACTTCCTTAACTCTGTACACAGTGGGCTTTCTGCTTTAACCAACCTTTAGAGAATGTCCTGCCTTTTCACGTTTCATACTCCCTAGCTTAGAAAAACCATGTATTGAGTTtgtaaaacaatacaaaatgtaCTTTTATGATATTCCTCAGCAAACCAGAGTTGGTAATTGCATCTTCAAGTCTAAGTTATCCTAACAGAGCTGTGTTGTGAGACAATTTTTTTCATCTCAGAACTAACTAGTTTCTTTGCAAactcaaatattatttaaactaaTATATAATCTCTCATCATGATACTTAGGTCTttccacagccagaatacagcaaatatagaggtgaatgccagcagcaaaccactgaactgagaataggtgccccgttgaaggaatcagagaaagaactggaagagcttgaaggggctcgagaccccaaaagtacaacaatgtcaagcaaccagagcttccagggactaagccactacctaaagactatacatggactgaccctggactctgacctcataggtagcaatgaatatcctagtaagagcaccagtggaaggggaagccctgggtcctgctaagactgaacccccagtgaactagactatggggggagggcggcaatggggggagggttgggaggggaacacccataaggaaggggaggggggagggggatgtttgcccggaaaccaggaaagggaataacacttgaaatgtatataagaaatactcaaggatcccggcccgcagcagctctctgctcccagaccctgtgagagagagacccaatcgcctggtcaggtgggcactcctgaggctgcagagcggaagagaccaccaacactgctcacccctgcccacatccctggcccaagaggaaactgtataaggcctctgggctcccgtgggggagggcccaggagcggcaggacccctgcctgagacacctcctgaacctgaaggaaacagaccggataaacagttctctgcacccaaattccatgggagggagagctaaaccttcagagaggcagacaagcctgggaaaccagaagagactgctctctgtacatacatctcagacgccagaggaaaacaccaaaggccatctggaaccctggtgcactaaagctcccggaaggggcggcacaggtattcctggttgctgccgtcgcacagagcccgtgggcagcaccccacgagcaaacttgagcctcgggaccacaggtaagaccaacttttctgctgcaagaaagctgcctggtgaactcaagacacaggcccacaggaacagctgaatacctgtagagaggaaaaactacacgcccgaaagcagaacactctgtccccataactgactgaaagagaggaaaacaggtctacagcactcctgacacacaggcttataggacagtctagccactgtcagaaatagcagaacaaagtaacactagagataatctgatggcgagaggcaagcgcaggaacccaagcaacagaaaccaagactacttggcatcatcggagcccaattctcccaccaaaacgaacatggaatatccaaacacaccagaaaagcaagatctagtttcaaaatcatatttgatcatgatgctggaggacttcaagaaagacgggaagaactcccttagggaaacacaggaaaacattaataaacaagtagaagcctacagagaggaatcgcaaaaatccctgaaagaattccaggaaaacacaatcaaacagttgaaggaattaaaaatggaaatagaagcaatcaagaaagaacacatggaaacaaccctggatatagaaaaccaaaagaagagacaaggagctgtagatacaagcttcaccaacagaatacaagagatggaagagagaatatcaggaacagaagattccatagaaatcattgactcaactgtcaaagataatgtaaagcggaaaaagctactggtccaaaacatacaggaaatccaggactcaatgagaagatcaaacctaaggataataggtatagaagagagtgaagactcccagctcaaaggaccagtaaatatcttcaacaaaatcatagaagaaaacttccctaacctaaaaaaagagatacccatagacatacaagaagcctacagaactccaaatagattggaccagaaaagaaacacctcccgtcacataatagtcaaaacaccaaacgcgcaaaataaagaaagaatattaaaagcagtaagggaaaaaggtcaagtaacatataaaggcagacctatcagaatcgcaccagacttctcgccagaaactatgaagggcagaagatcctggactgatgtcatacagaccctaagagaacacgaatgccagcccaggttactgtatcctgcaaaactctcaattaacatagatggagaaaccaagatattccatgacaaaaccaaatttacacaatatctttctacaaatccagcactacaaaggataataaatggtaaagcccaacataaggaggcaagctataacctagaagaagcaagaaactaatcatcttggtaacaaaacaaagagaatgaaagcacacaaacataacctcacatccaaatatgaatataacgggaagcaataatcactattccttaatatctctcaacatcaatggcctcaactccccaataaaaagacatagattaacaaactggatacgcaatgaggaccctgcattctgctgcctacaggaaacacacctcagagacaaagacagacattacctcagagtgaaaggatggaaaacaattttccaagcaaatggtcagaagaagcaagctggagtagccattctaatatcaaataaaatcaattttcaactaaaagtcatcaaaaaagataaggaaggacacttcatattcatcaaaggaaaaatccaccaagatgaactctcaatcctaaatatctatgccccaaatacaagggcacctacatatgtaaaagaaaccttactaaagctcaaaacacacattgcacctcacacaataatagtgggagatttcaacacaccactctcatcaatggacagatcatggaaacagaaattaaacagagatgtagacagacttagagaagtcatgagccaaatggacttaacggatatttatagaacattctatcctaaagcaaaaggatataccttcttctcagctcctcatggtactttctccaaaattgaccatataattggtcaaaaaacgggcctcaacaggtacagaaaattagaaataatcccatgcgtgctatcggaccaccacggcctaaaactggtcttcaataacaatcaaggaagaatgcccacatatacttggaaattgaacaatgctctactcaatgataacctggtcaaggaagaaataaagaaagaaattaaaaactttttagaatttaatgaaaataaaggtacaacatacccaaacttatgggacacaatgaaagctgtgctaagaggaaaactcatagcgctgagtgcctgcagaaagaaacaggaaagagcatatgtcagcagcttgacagcacacctaaaagctctagaacaaaaagaagcacatacaccaaggaggagtagaaggcaggaaataatcaaactcagagctgaaatcaaccaagtagaaacaaaaaggaccatagaaagaatcaacagaaccaaaagttggttctttgagaaaatcaacaagatagataaacccttagccagactaacgagaggacacagagagtgcgtccaaattaacaaaatcagaaatgaaaagggagacataacaacagattcagaggaaattcaaaaaatcatcagatcttactataaaaacctatattcaacaaaacttgaaaatcttcaggaaatggacaatttcctagacagataccaggtatcgaagttaaatcaggaacagataaaccagttaaacaaccccataactcctaaggaaatagaagcaatcattaaaggtctcccaaccaaaaagagcccaggtccagacgggtttagtgcagaattctaccaaaccttcagagaagacctcataccaatattatccaaactattccacaaaattgaaacagatggatcactaccgaataccttctacgaagccacaattactcttatacctaaaccacacaaagacacaacaaagaaagagaacttcagactaatttcccttatgaatatcgaggcaaaaatacccaacaaaattctggcaaaccgaatccaagagcacatcaaaacaatcatccaccatgaccaagtaggcttcatcccaggcatgcagggatggtttaatatacggaaaaccatcaacgtgatccattatataaacaaactgaaagaacaaaaccacatgatcatttcaatagacgctgagaaagcatttgacaaaattcaacaccccttcatgataaaagtcctggagagaataggaattcaaggcccatacctgaacatagtaaaagccatatactgcaaaccagttgctaacattaaactaaatggagagaaactcgaagcaatcccactaaaatcagggactagacaaggctgcccactatctccctacttattcaatatagttcttgaagttctagccggagcaatcagacaacaaaaggaggtcaaggggatacagatcggaaaagaagaagtcaaaatatcactgtttgcagatgatatgatagtatatttaagtgatcccaaaagttccaccagagaactactaaagctgataaacaacttcagcaaagtggctgggtataaaattaacccaaataaatcagtagccttcctctacacaaaagagaaacaagccgagaaagaaattagggaaatgccacccttcataatagacccaaataatttaaagtacctcggtgtgactttaaccaagcaagtaaaagatttgtacaataagaacttcaagacactgaagaaggaaattgaagaagacctcagaagatggaaagatctcccatgctcatggattggcaggattaatatagtaaaaatggccattttaccaaaagcaatctacagattcaatgcaatccccatcaacataccaatccaattcttcaaagagttagacagaacaatatgcaaattcatctggaataacaaaaaaaccaggatagctaaagctatcctcaacaataaaaggacttcagggggaatcactatccctgaactcaagcagtgttacagagcaatagtgataaaaagtgcatggtattggtacagagacagacagatagaccaatggaatagaattgaagacccagaaatgaacccacacacctatggtcacttgatttttgacaaaggagccaaaaccatcaaatggaaaaaagatagcattttcagcaaatggtgctggttcaactggaggtcaacatgtagaagaatgcagatcgatccatgcttatcaccctgtacaaagcttaagtccaagtggatcaaggacctccacatcaaaccagacacactcaaactaatagaagaaaaactagggaagcatcttaaaacatgggcactggaaaaaatttcttaaacaaaacaccaatggcttccgctctaagatcaagaatcgacaaatgggatctcataaaactgcaaagcttctgtaaggcaaaggacactgtggttaggacaaaacggcaaccaacagattgggaaaagatctttaccaatcctacaacagatagaggccttatatccaaaatatacaaagaactcaagaagttagaccgcagggaaacaaataaccctattcaaaaatggggttcagatggatcactacagaataccttctacgaagccacaattactcttatacctaaaccacacaaagacacaacaaagaaagagaacttcagaccaatttcccttatgaatatcgatgcaaaaatactcaacaaaattctggcaaaccgaatccaagagcacatgaaaacaatcatccaccatgaccaagtaggcttcatcccaggcatgcagggatggtttaatatacggaaaaccatcaacgtgatccattatataaacaaactgaaagaacaaaaccacatgatcatttcattagacgctgagaaagcatttgacaaaattcaacaccccttcatgataaaagtcctggagagaataggaattcaaggcccatacctgaacatagtaaaagccatatactgcaaaccagttgctaacattaaactaaatggagagaaactcgaagcaatcccactaaaatcagggactagacaaggctgcccactctctccctacttattcaatatagttcttgaagttctagccagagcaatcagacaacaaaaggaggtcaaggggatacagatcggaaaagaagaagtcaaaatatcactgtttgcagatgatatgatagtgtatttaagtgatcccaaaagttccaccagagaactactaaagctgataaacaacttcagcaaagtggctgggtataaaattaactcaaataaatcagtagccttcctctacacaaaagagaaacaagccgagaaagaaattagggaaatgacacccttcataatagacccaaataatataaagtacctcggtgtgactttaaccaagcaagtaaaagatctgtacaataagaactacaagacactgaagaaggaaattgaagaagacctcagaagatggaaagatctcccatgctcatggattggcaggattaatatagtaaaaatggccattttaccaaaagcaatctacagattcaatgcaatccccatcaaaataccaatccaattcttcaaagagttagacagaaaaatttgcaaattcatctggaataacaaaaaaaccaggatagctaaagctatcctcaacaataaaaggacttcagggggaatcactatccctgaactcaagcagtattacagagcaatagtgataaaaactgcatggtattggtacagagacagacagatagaccaatggaatagaattgaagacccagaaatgaacccacacacctatggtcacttgatttttgacaaaggagccaaaaccatcaaatggaaaaaggatagcattttcagcaaatggtgctggttcaactggaggtcaacatgtagaagaatgcagatcgatccatgcttatcaccctgtacaaagcttaagtccaagtggatcaaggacctccacatcaaaccagacacactcaaactaatagaagaaaaactagggaagcatctggaacacatgggcactggaaaaaatttcctaaacaaaacaccaatggcttacgctctaagatcaagaatcgacaaatgggatctcataaaactgcaaagcttctgtaaggcaaaggacacggtggttaggacaaaacggcaaccaacagattgggaaaagatctttaccaatcctacaacagatagaggccttatatccaaaatatacaaagaactcaagaagttagaccgcagggaaacaaataaccgtattaaaaaatggggttcagagctaaacaaagaattcacagctgaggaatgccgaatggctgagaaacacctaaagaaatgttcaacatctttagtcataagggaaatgcaaatcaaaacaacctgagatttcacctcacaccagtgagaatggctaagatcaaaaactcaggggacaacagatgctggcgaggatgtggaggaagagtaacactcctccattgctggtggaattgcaaactggtacaaccattctggaaatcagtctggagaatcctcagaaaattggacattgaactgcctgaggatccagctatacctctcttgggcatatacccaaaagatgccccaacatataaaaaagacacgtgctcctctatgttcattgcagccttatttataatagccagaagctggaaagaacccagatgcccttcaacagaggaatggatacagaaaatgtggtacatctacacaatggaatattactcagctatcaaaaacaacgactttatgaaattcgtaggcaaatggttggaactggaaaacatcatcctgagtgagctaacccaatcacagaaagacatacatggtatgcactcattgataagtggctattagcccaaatgcttgaatttccctagatgcctagaacaaaggaaactcaagacggatgatcaaaatgtgaatgcttcactccttctttaaaaggggaacaagaatacccttggcagggaagagagaggcaaagattaaaacagatactgaaggaacacccattcagagtctgccccacatgtgatccatacatatatagccacccaattagacaagatggatgaagcaaagaagtgcagaccgacaggagccggatgtagatcgctcctgagagacacagccagaatacagcaaatacagaggcgaatgccagcagcaaaccactgaactgagaataggacccccgttgaaggaatcagagaaagaactggaagagcttgaaggggctcgagaccccttatgaacaacaatgccaagcaaccagagcttccagggactaagccactacctaaagactatacatggactgaccctggactctgacctcataggtagcaatgaatatcctagtaagagcaccagtggaaggggaagccctgggtcctgctaagactgaacccccagtgaactagactggtggggggagggcggcaatggggggaggtttaggaggggaacacccataaggaaggggatgggggagggggatgtttgcccggataccgggaaagggaataacactcgaaatgtatataagaaatactcaagttaaaaaaaaaaaagaaatactcaagttaataaaaaaaaatacttaggtCTTTCCTTTCCTAGCATCATGGACTGAGTTGTGTTAGTTGGGATCCTCATGCCTTGTGTACTCCTGAATGGTTTTGAGGATGCATAGAGTTCACTCACTGAAATTCAATCATGTATGAGCCGACATATTCAAGTCTTATTGCTCACTTGCCAGTACTGTGCTATATACAAAGGAAGTTTATATTCGCTTGTGGGGAAAACAACAGCCATGGAACCAAAAAAGTTAACATCAAATGGAAAACTGTGGGGCCCGTGTGCATTTTATTCTTCCTAATTAAACACAGGCGTTAATCTATGAATCTGTGAACAGGGAAGTTAACCAACCATGGAAATGCCAAGTACACTGCCTGTAGGAGTCATCTTTAACCTATTCCAAAATTAATTACCATTTTAAATGAAGAAGATGCTTGAGAGCCTACACTACACACTTTTTAGGTGGGTAGGTGGAAGGAACCTTCCCACACTTTAAATGCTTTGATACTCTCCATGTGtaagtttcattttcattttctctctcttgcaCCCTCTTCCTTTTTCATCCCTGTGTGAACCAATTAGTTCATAGGGCTTACTTACCGAATGTAGTTGAGGTATTACTTACAGGAACACTGGTTACTTCTAAACTACTACATGttttaatcatttattcattAAATTGTGCTTTCTGAACTAGACAGTTCTAACCAAAGCACCTCTAGTTTAGAAGCCTCCTGAGTCTCAGTATGTGGGGTCACATTCCTACACCTCCCATCCATGGGCTTTCTTTCAGCATAGGGAAGCACAAAAGCTTTATGTTTTCGGGTTAATACACAGGCACAGTAACTATCAGCCTGCATGGATGAATCACAGCTCCACTGTTTACCAGGTACCCGAGTGACCTTTGCCAAGTTACTTACCCTGTCTATGGTTCATAGGGTTGTTTTAAAGTGTGTTAATTCATATAAGTCATTTTTAACAGTGCCTGCCACAGTAAAATTACATATCTAATACTATGTTAAGAGTAAGctactattattattagtgtatgatttttattttgcattccaGAAGGATATTTAAAGAATATCACTCTTCTAAGTCATATTCTTGCAAAGGCCACCTTTTTTTTCTACATTAGATACCAAAGGTTAAAAGATTCAGAACATTCATGACTCATAAATAAAGACTGAGTTGAtggcattttttaaaacatgttaaCATATTAACATCTATATATCTACTCCTGGTTATCTACCAAAGGAGTTTAACTTCATGATTAATCTTTTGAAAATTATATGTAGtaaaaattcaccatataaaagAAATTTGCCCTACAACACAGTGAAGATATTTATTTCTCAGATATTGAATTAACGTTGTGACTAGATAGTGGCAAAGGCTATAGGcatattttctacattttacaAAACTTACAGCATGCTTTTACCATACTGgcataacaaaagaaaacaacatctGAAGCCAGATATAATGGCTTAAGCCATTGgaacacagaggcagaaagattgtggGAAGTTCAAGatacagcctgctctacataaaTAAGTTTCAGGCTAGgtatggctacacagagagagattctgaataaaaaaaatcaataatgagTAATgtatcaaagttttaaaattatactttagGTTCTATAGTTTTAAAACCTGTGCCTCCAATATACTTTGTAGAGTTCAGACATGGATTCTCTGCATTACAGATATGTAATTATAGAGATACTCATTTTTACATTTTGTCTAGAAAAATCATTCCTTTTGGTGTACTTCAAATTTACAACAATCCCTTCAGAAAGAAACTTACTTATCCACTTCTGAAAACTTGATTTTTAAGTTTAAACTGATTCTATTGGATAAATCCTGATCAATGCATCTTCTTACTGGCACACCTACCAACTAAGGAACTACTGCTCTCCCCTCAAATGCTTTTTCAAGGGGAAGCTGCTGTGCAATAACTCTTCTCTACTTAATGACCTCACAGAAAGCCTCTCCTCATAAGTGCTAGAGCTTTTGACATTCCAATCCTCATCTTCTTCATATTATTGAGTCTATATTAGAGTCTATCCCAGTGTCCTATCAATGGCAATGGGGCATGAGCTAATAAGGAGCCCAGTGTGAATGGGGCTGTGATGTGCACTGTCACAGCAGGGTCTAAACATATTCTCAAGTGTCATTTACAACCAATTAAAACTCCAAAGAAGTTTCCTCATTAGGAAAGGCCATGATTCCATATGCAGTACTGTTGTGAGTATGCATAGAAATTGTTTATGATGAAGAATGACAGTTCTTGAGGCAGAGAATTGTATCTATATGCCTTCATTTCCAGCATCAACTATGTTCAATTATTTCTAAGTTGCAACTAATTACAAAGTATGTAAGCAAAGATGTGGAAAACAAACATGCATCATATAATGAATGAAATATGGTAACAACATGACCCACATATAATTGGTGCTAAAGAATGCTTACTGATTTGAACTAGGATGAAAAGTTTTCTGGAGAAGGATTTTGAAGACCGAGTGATCTGCTTCTAAGGCAAGCCTTGTGGAGGCAAGGAGTTGGGGGGACTAACTTAAGGGCTGCcagtatttttaataataaatttgaaaacaagaAAACCTCGAAAGTCTCCAATGTAGCATGGCCCTCCTATGTATGactatttctcttctctttctccttaccTCATCAATTAGTTTCCTGGCATTTGCTGTTGTATAATCATCGGCAAATAACACCACGAGACATGATTCATCACTGTACTTCTGTCTCTGACCCCGGGATACAGGAACAATGCTTCTATTGGGATCTGTGGAAATTCGCACAGCTTTGAACTCTTCAGTCGTTGGGAGAGGAACATAGTCTTGAACCACAGCATTTTCTGGCAGAAGGCTCCAGTTGAGCTCTCCGGACACAGGTGTAAAATCATGAACATGACTCCATATGTTATTGAAGATACTGAGGCCTGCATCTTTGAATTGGGCTGCCAATTCAGGGTAGTACCATTGAAAACAGCCAAACTTGATGTTTGTAGAAGATTCAATAATGGGTTGAGTGGCACAGCACAAAAAGACTTCCAACTTTCTACAGTCCCTTACACGAAATTGTTGGCAAGCCAATGTGCACTTGCAATCTCTACAATTTCGGAAAAACACACTGCCTTTCACTGGTCCCAAAAAAATTACACAGTTAGTACAGTCATCAATAGTAATAGTAGCTGAGTGGTCAAAAATATAGATGTTACAGTTCTCACAGTCTTGAATGACAAACTGTTGTCCTGCCACTTTTCCAGGTAAGCGACCTACTGTTTCGTCCTTTAGTCCACTAAACGTGTAATCTTTTGGATCAACCTGCAGAAACAAGACACATTACCTTGAGTATTGTTAACGTTATTCACCAAAACTAAGTAAGTGCCTATGGGATGCCAGGGACAGTTAGTTGTGAAT
The window above is part of the Rattus norvegicus strain BN/NHsdMcwi chromosome X, GRCr8, whole genome shotgun sequence genome. Proteins encoded here:
- the Rp2 gene encoding protein XRP2, producing the protein MGCCFSKRRKSGKESRTEGEEEQPKLYSWDQREKVDPKDYTFSGLKDETVGRLPGKVAGQQFVIQDCENCNIYIFDHSATITIDDCTNCVIFLGPVKGSVFFRNCRDCKCTLACQQFRVRDCRKLEVFLCCATQPIIESSTNIKFGCFQWYYPELAAQFKDAGLSIFNNIWSHVHDFTPVSGELNWSLLPENAVVQDYVPLPTTEEFKAVRISTDPNRSIVPVSRGQRQKYSDESCLVVLFADDYTTANARKLIDEMVGKGFSLVQTKEMSMKTEDAQRVFREKASDFLLLLNKGPVIALEFNGDDAVQECHLIVNGLFNGTKMFVSEKKETASGDVDSFYNFAEIQMGI